Proteins encoded in a region of the Coregonus clupeaformis isolate EN_2021a unplaced genomic scaffold, ASM2061545v1 scaf2052, whole genome shotgun sequence genome:
- the LOC121567976 gene encoding LOW QUALITY PROTEIN: hypermethylated in cancer 1 protein (The sequence of the model RefSeq protein was modified relative to this genomic sequence to represent the inferred CDS: deleted 1 base in 1 codon) yields MIIKGDLDRMAEEIGHPGGGLTTMLHAMEVPSHARHLLLQLNTQRTKGFLCDVIIVVQNALFRAHKNILAASSLYLKSLVVHDNLINLDHEMVSPGVFRVILDYIYTGRLTEGDPSSPTEPNLGAVLAAASYLQLLDLVALCKKKMRRNGKYPLRPTPAFLPYGKMGPNSLGLGGGGRYRVSTPVIQSCYPGGVVNTHTPRAPPLEELPPHPHATSSQGPQVFPSTPSALPAQPSLRPAHSDRNCSPIYGLDLSKKSPNSQSQNTPSHPHLAHALPHNDEEREGGLSGRTSPMLGANGGAYPTEKMETADQAGSLLPHSYPHLNKPLGPHLPHLHRSSSQGPDHYPCPPSPDTPTEAGEPSREAGNIYRWVKHEPLSYTAEDEEDEEEGGGNGDQDHQHHNHHHNHHHKAGEESDDHYHRVGCDREDEKSGSGSEETGSSEGRPSPTGAMGRFHLPYEPESFGDNLYVCIPCDKGFPSSEQLNAHVETHTEEELYSGGEMGNSNPKNNSSNSNGNSSLNSNSSLSYLEGKSSQSLTSGVLGEIIRPYRCNSCEKSYKDPATLRQHEKTHWLTRPYPCSICGKKFTQRGTMTRHMRSHLGLKPFACDHCGMRFTRQYRLTEHMRIHSGEKPYECQVCGGKFAQQRNLISHMKMHSSGGAGGALTADGKLKLDFTEGIYPLSKYAAEHLGLKQEKASELLAEHAMESLFPLSKLAAEHLRLSHHDKMDVLGVQALPPPPGSLSDSHSRTIDRYSPS; encoded by the exons ATGATCATTAAGGGAGACTTAGATCGGATGGCAGAAGAGATCGGGCATCCAG GTGGCGGTCTGACGACGATGCTCCATGCCATGGAAGTCCCAAGTCATGCTAGGCACCTCCTCCTGCAACTCAACACCCAGCGCACCAAGGGCTTCCTGTGTGATGTCATCATCGTGGTGCAGAACGCGTTGTTCCGAGCCCACAAGAACATTCTGGCCGCCAGCAGCCTCTACCTGAAGTCCCTGGTTGTCCATGACAACCTCATCAACCTAGACCATGAGATGGTGAGTCCCGGGGTGTTCCGGGTCATTCTAGACTATATCTACACGGGCCGCCTGACCGAGGGAGACCCCAGCTCCCCAACAGAGCCCAACCTGGGGGCCGTGCTGGCTGCAGCTAGCTATCTACAGCTGCTGGACTTAGTGGCACTGTGTAAGAAGAAGATGAGGAGAAATGGGAAGTACCCTCTCCGCCCCACTCCTGCCTTTCTGCCCTATGGGAAGATGGGCCCCAATAGTTTGGGTTTAGGGGGAGGGGGCAGGTATCGGGTGTCCACCCCTGTTATTCAGTCCTGCTACCCAGGGGGAGTTGTGAACACCCACACGCCCCGCGCCCCACCACTAGAGGAGCTGCCGCCCCACCCCCATGCCACCTCCTCTCAGGGCCCTCAGGTGTTCCCCTCCACACCCTCTGCCCTGCCGGCCCAGCCCAGCCTGCGCCCAGCCCACTCTGACAGGAACTGCTCCCCCATCTACGGCCTGGACCTCTCCAAGAAGAGCCCCAACTCCCAGTCCCAGAACACgccctcccac ccccacctggCCCACGCCCTGCCCCACAATGATGAGGAGCGGGAGGGGGGGCTGAGCGGCCGCACCAGCCCCATGCTGGGGGCCAACGGCGGGGCCTACCCCACAGAGAAGATGGAGACGGCTGATCAGGCTGGGTCTCTCCTGCCTCACTCCTACCCCCACCTTAACAAGCCCCTGGGCCCCCACCTGCCCCACCTCCACCGCTCCAGCTCCCAAGGTCcagaccactacccctgcccCCCCAGCCCTGACACCCCCACAGAAGCTGGAGAGCCCAGCAGGGAGGCGGGCAACATCTACCGCTGGGTGAAGCATGAGCCACTGTCATACACAGCTGAGgatgaagaggatgaggaggaagggGGTGGAAACGGAGACCAAGACCACCAGCATCACAACCACCATCACAACCACCATCACAAGGCAGGGGAGGAGAGTGATGATCACTACCATAGGGTGGGCTGTGACAGGGAGGATGAGAAAAGTGGGTCAGGCAGTGAGGAGACAGGCAGTAGTGAGGGTCGACCATCACCCACAGGGGCCATGGGGAGGTTCCACCTGCCCTACGAGCCTGAGAGCTTTGGGGACAACCTGTATGTGTGCATCCCCTGTGACAAGGGCTTCCCCAGCTCTGAGCAGCTCAACGCCCATGTGGAGACCCACACAGAGGAGGAGCTGTACTCTGGAGGGGAGATGGGCAACAGCAACCCCAaaaacaacagcagcaacagcaacGGTAACAGCAGCCTGAACAGCAACAGCAGCCTGTCCTACCTGGAGGGGAAGTCCAGCCAGAGCCTGACGTCTGGGGTCCTGGGGGAGATCATCAGACcctatcgctgcaactcctgtgaGAAGTCCTACAAGGACCCGGCCACGCTGCGCCAGCACGAGAAGACCCACTGGCTGACAAGGCCCTACCCCTGCAGCATCTGTGGCAAGAAGTTCACCCAGCGCGGCACCATGACCCGCCACATGCGCAGCCACCTGGGACTCAAGCCCTTTGCATGCGACCACTGCGGCATGCGCTTCACCCGCCAGTACCGCCTCACCGAGCACATGCGCATCCACTCCGGGGAGAAGCCCTACGAGTGTCAGGTGTGCGGGGGCAAGTTCGCCCAGCAGCGCAACCTCATCAGCCACATGAAGATGCACAGCAGTGGTGGGGCCGGAGGGGCTCTGACGGCCGACGGCAAGTTGAAGCTGGACTTTACGGAGGGGATCTACCCCCTGAGTAAATACGCAGCAGAGCACCTGGGGCTGAAGCAGGAGAAGGCCTCTGAGCTGCTGGCAGAGCATGCCATGGAGAGCCTGTTCCCGCTGTCCAAACTGGCAGCAGAACACCTGCGCCTCAGCCACCATGACAAGATGGATGTCCTGGGGGTCCAGGCCCTGCCCCCTCCCCCAGGGTCCCTCTCTGACTCCCACTCCCGTACCATTGACCGCTACTCCCCCAGCTAA